In Colwellia sp. PAMC 20917, a single genomic region encodes these proteins:
- the ilvG gene encoding acetolactate synthase 2 catalytic subunit: MTSEKKQTGGSLLFDVLQQHGVEHVFGYPGGAIMPIYDALTDSDIQHFLCRHEQGAAFSAVGYARASGKVGVCFATSGPGATNLITGLADALADSIPIVAITGQVATSVMGSDAFQEIDIFGLSLACTKHSFQVTDINDLEKVLHQAFAIALEGRQGPVLVDIPKDIQIAHVVSQGSVVSTLKNKVNLPPANVGSAIAMLCHAKQPVLYVGGGVGMANAVDELRDFIDITHIPSVSTLKGLGAISPNNENYLGMLGMHGTKAANLAVQESDLLVVVGARFDDRVTGKLTEFAPHAKVIHFDIDTAEINKRRAADSAILGDLKTNLPALSIPLEIKSWQQKCQQMKADFSWDYNHPGSTIFAPAVLKELSDKMPLNSCVTTDVGQHQMWAAQHMSFDHPSNFLTSAGMGTMGFGLPAAIGAQVSRPTDCIITVSGDGSIMMNVQELSTIKRFQLPVKIVLIDNAKLGMVRQWQDLFFDGRLSETDLSDNPDFVMLANAFDIKAKQISSKAEVSEAIEEMLAHNGPYLLQVKIDAADNVWPLVPPNTANDKMMEST, translated from the coding sequence ATGACAAGTGAAAAGAAACAAACAGGCGGTTCATTACTTTTTGACGTACTTCAGCAGCACGGTGTTGAGCATGTTTTTGGTTATCCTGGTGGCGCTATAATGCCAATTTATGATGCACTTACCGACAGTGACATCCAACACTTCTTGTGTCGCCATGAGCAAGGTGCGGCATTTTCAGCAGTAGGTTATGCAAGAGCATCCGGTAAAGTAGGGGTTTGTTTTGCGACTTCTGGACCGGGGGCAACTAATTTAATTACTGGCCTTGCTGACGCCCTTGCCGATTCAATTCCTATTGTTGCCATAACTGGACAAGTTGCTACTTCGGTGATGGGCTCTGATGCTTTTCAGGAAATCGATATTTTTGGTTTATCACTCGCCTGTACTAAGCATTCTTTTCAGGTAACAGATATTAATGATCTTGAAAAAGTTTTACATCAAGCCTTTGCTATAGCATTGGAAGGGAGACAAGGTCCTGTTCTTGTCGATATCCCAAAAGACATTCAAATTGCGCATGTGGTTAGCCAAGGCAGTGTAGTTTCAACCTTGAAAAATAAAGTTAATTTACCACCGGCTAATGTTGGTTCTGCAATCGCTATGCTTTGTCATGCAAAACAGCCTGTTTTGTATGTGGGTGGCGGTGTAGGTATGGCAAACGCGGTCGATGAATTACGCGATTTTATTGATATTACCCATATACCGAGTGTTTCAACATTAAAAGGTTTAGGTGCTATTTCGCCTAATAATGAAAACTATCTTGGCATGTTAGGCATGCACGGCACTAAAGCGGCAAACTTAGCGGTACAAGAAAGTGATTTATTGGTGGTTGTTGGTGCACGTTTTGATGACCGAGTTACTGGGAAATTAACTGAGTTTGCGCCCCATGCGAAAGTTATTCATTTTGATATAGATACAGCCGAGATTAATAAACGCCGAGCCGCTGATTCAGCGATCTTAGGTGATTTAAAAACTAATCTACCTGCCTTATCGATTCCTTTAGAAATCAAAAGTTGGCAACAAAAATGTCAGCAAATGAAAGCTGATTTTTCTTGGGATTATAATCATCCTGGCAGCACTATTTTTGCACCAGCGGTACTTAAAGAGTTGAGCGATAAAATGCCGCTAAACAGTTGTGTTACCACTGATGTTGGTCAACATCAAATGTGGGCGGCACAGCATATGTCATTTGATCACCCTAGTAACTTTTTAACCAGTGCTGGAATGGGCACCATGGGCTTTGGCTTACCGGCCGCGATCGGTGCACAAGTTAGCCGACCAACAGATTGTATTATTACTGTTTCAGGCGATGGCTCTATCATGATGAATGTGCAAGAACTCTCAACAATAAAGCGTTTTCAGTTACCGGTAAAAATTGTCCTCATTGATAATGCCAAATTAGGTATGGTCCGCCAATGGCAAGATTTATTTTTTGATGGACGTTTAAGTGAAACAGATCTTTCTGATAACCCTGATTTTGTCATGCTTGCAAATGCATTTGACATTAAAGCTAAACAGATAAGCTCTAAGGCAGAGGTTTCTGAGGCGATTGAAGAGATGTTAGCGCATAACGGGCCTTATCTTTTACAAGTTAAAATAGATGCCGCAGATAATGTTTGGCCACTAGTTCCACCCAATACAGCCAATGATAAAATGATGGAGAGTACTTAA
- a CDS encoding branched-chain amino acid transaminase, with protein MAKVNAELIWFNGELMPWKNATVHVMSHALHYGSSVFEGIRAYDTHKGTCIFRLEEHIKRLFDSAKIYRMNIPFTQEEIVQACKDAVAENGLASAYLRPLAFLGDIGMGLRPPIDAKADVMIAAFSWEAYLGADAIENGVEVGVSSWNRLAPNTMPTAAKAGGNYLSSQLISAEAARHGYAEGVALDINNMVSEGAGQNLFLIRKGILYTPPGTASILQGLTRDTVFFLAEQLGYEVREEPISRESLYLVDEFFMCGTATEVVPVKSVDGMLVGNGTRGPITKAIQEAFFGIFNGTTTVPDNWLDPVK; from the coding sequence ATGGCTAAAGTAAATGCAGAACTAATTTGGTTTAATGGTGAACTCATGCCTTGGAAAAATGCTACCGTGCATGTAATGAGTCACGCTTTGCATTATGGTTCCTCGGTATTTGAAGGTATCCGTGCTTATGATACTCATAAAGGTACGTGTATTTTTCGTTTAGAAGAACATATTAAACGTTTATTTGATTCAGCAAAAATCTATCGAATGAATATCCCTTTTACCCAAGAAGAAATTGTTCAAGCCTGTAAAGATGCCGTTGCTGAAAATGGTTTAGCTTCTGCTTACTTACGTCCGTTGGCTTTTTTAGGTGATATCGGTATGGGGTTACGTCCACCTATTGATGCAAAAGCTGATGTAATGATTGCTGCATTTAGTTGGGAAGCTTACCTAGGCGCTGATGCTATTGAGAATGGTGTAGAAGTTGGAGTGTCAAGTTGGAATCGATTAGCACCTAACACTATGCCAACAGCAGCAAAAGCCGGTGGTAATTACCTTTCATCACAACTGATTTCAGCTGAAGCTGCTCGTCATGGTTATGCTGAAGGTGTCGCACTTGATATCAATAATATGGTTAGTGAAGGAGCCGGTCAAAACTTATTTTTGATCCGCAAAGGTATTCTTTATACCCCTCCTGGAACGGCTTCGATTTTACAAGGTTTAACCCGCGATACTGTATTTTTTCTTGCAGAACAATTGGGTTATGAAGTACGTGAAGAGCCAATTTCTCGTGAGTCATTGTACTTAGTTGATGAGTTCTTTATGTGTGGCACAGCAACGGAAGTTGTACCAGTAAAATCAGTGGACGGAATGCTTGTCGGTAATGGTACCCGTGGACCGATCACTAAAGCTATTCAAGAAGCATTTTTTGGTATTTTCAACGGAACGACTACTGTTCCTGATAATTGGTTAGATCCCGTTAAATAA
- the ilvM gene encoding acetolactate synthase 2 small subunit → MNHYQLRIKADDKQVVLERILQVTRYRGFLIEGIKARVNTGTNIGTIELMVRSERPISLLVDQINKLIDIKDVKVDKNTTK, encoded by the coding sequence ATGAACCATTATCAATTACGTATAAAGGCTGATGATAAGCAAGTGGTGTTAGAGCGTATTTTACAAGTCACCCGCTACCGAGGCTTCCTAATCGAAGGCATTAAGGCGCGAGTTAATACCGGTACAAATATCGGCACTATAGAATTAATGGTGCGAAGTGAGCGACCTATTTCACTTTTAGTTGATCAAATTAATAAACTGATTGATATCAAAGACGTCAAGGTAGACAAAAATACCACGAAGTAA